In Fusarium fujikuroi IMI 58289 draft genome, chromosome FFUJ_chr02, the genomic stretch CATAGATTGGACCAAGCGAACCGCCGCCAGGAAGGTGTTTGAGACTCTGAAGACGGAGATGAGCTCTACGCAGGAGCACAAGACGCCCGTTGACTTTTTGATGGTCATCGGTGATGGacgagaggatgagaaggtcTTTAAGTGGGCAAACAGACTCCAGGAAGACGGATCAGTACAGAACGTCGTCACTGTCAGTCTTGGTAACCGCAACACCGAAGCAACAGCCACCCTTACGCAGGGCGTCAGTGGTACGTCTCCCTTCCCGACAGATCCGTGTTGAACAGTACCTTATACTAACTTACTTTCTGCAGGCGTCCTCTCTTGTCTCCAGCGCCTCGCTTCTCTCAGCTCGTCCTGACTACAGGTTTATTGTGGAATTATTGCGTGTTATTGCATTTGTCTTTGTGCCGTTGGCGTTGGGTCAGCGGGCGCAGGGGAATTAAAACGATCGTCACGTCCAGCAACTCGACGACACCAAAAGAGTAGTTCTATATGATTTTCGTTTTTATAGTTGTTTCGCTAGAGTCGTTATGATGGGCATGGGCTACAATGAGGAATGGTTTCATTATTAGGGACTCTCGCGAGTAAATGGTTTCTTACACACTCTACTCTCATTCGTCTTTCTCTCAACGGATGGAGGCGAGTCTGCTATCATACAGGCCACGATATAGAAAATGAATAGAAGGATATAACCTCATCCGTCCCAATTGCTATACGCCTCCCGCCGTTTCCGACGTCCAATGCCTTTGACTCTCAGCAAACGTTAATTCCCGTTCCAACGTTTTCCGTTTCCCGCCCACGTATGAAATGACATCACACCGGTGAATTCCAGCAGCTCAGCAACGAATGATGCGCCCTGAAAACAGCCAAAAATAAACTGCCGCAGAGCACCCCGCGCCTTGCGACATCGGCCCAGATAATTCTTATTGGGAGTCAGAGGAATTTAGTGTCGATGTGAAAGCATCTTCTGGTTCTTACTACGACTTACTGAgagcttataaataaatgTAAGTGGGCTTGAGCTCAGGTTATAAAAGAGGCTGAATTGACGTTGACTGTAGTAGCTTCTGTGTATCGCAATCATGGCTGCTTTTCCTCCTCCGCCTGTTAATACCATTGACTGGTCCAACGTGGGCTTCAAGGTCCGCGAAGGTTAGCTCCCTGCCCAACTGATTAATCTTGGAGCTGTTTTGTTGACAATTGCAGTCAACGGACATATTGAATCTACCTACAGTCGAAGCACAGGAAAATGGACTCCTCTTCACTTCGTCGCCGATCCCTTCATGCGCATCCACGGCATGGCGCCAGCTCTCAACTACGGCCAACAAGCCTACGAAGGTCTCAAGGCCTTCCGAACCCCCAATGACGAAGCAATCACCATCTTCCGACCCAACCGTAACGCTAAGCGACTTCAGCACTCTGCGGAAGTCGTGTCAATGCCCCACGTCCCCGAAGAGCTGTTCCTCGATGCCGTGCGCGCTGCTGTCGCTTTGAACGCTGAATACGTTCCTCCTCATGACACTGGCGCTGCGCTGTATATTCGACCACAGCTGTATGGTTCAAGCGCTCAGCTTGGTCTCTCACCGCCGGATGAGTATATCTTTGCGGTGTTTGTCATTCCTACGGGTGTCTACCACGGCGCTCATCCAGTCAAAGCGCTTATTCTCGAGGACTTTGATCGCGCGGCGCCGAATGGCACGGGCAATGCAAAGGTTGGTGGCAACTACGCTCCTGTGCTGCGATGGAGCGACAAGGCGCGTGACGAGGGCTACGGTATCACGCTGCACCTGGACAGTGTGCGCCACGAAGAGATCGACGAGTTCAGCACGAGCGGCTTCATCGGCGTCAAGGACAACGGGGGACAGGTCACCCTCGCGGTGCCGGACTCCAAGTGCGTTATCGAGAGTGTCACGAGCGATAGCATCCAGGAGCTGGCGCGCAGCTACGGCTGGGCCGTGGAGAAGAGGGCGATCAAGtatgaggagctcaaggagtTTACAGAGGTTTTTGCAGCGGGCACCGCGGCGGCGCTGGTGCCGATTAGGAGTATTACGCGACGTGTTGGGGGTGGGGAGGATGTTGTCACGTATATCGAGGATGGGAGGGAAGAGCCTGGGCCGCTGTTTAAGAAGCTTCTCACGCACCTGAAGGACATTCAGCTCGGGAGAGCGGAGGATTCTTTTGGGTGGAGATATCCTGTTGGTGAGAAGGATAAGGAGATTGCCGGTGCGCCTGGGGGACGGAACGGCGATGCCACGACTGTTGATCAGATGGattagagagagagagatagCAGAGAGAAGCAATGGTTACCGTGTTAGTCGCACTCGCGATACTGACCCGTCTCGTCGATCTCGAGTTCCCAAGGACCGTGTTTGCACTTTATCCCGCGACCCCCGTCGCTGGTTACGGCTCGCCGCATGGTACAACGGGAGTTGGACAAACAGACCACCCTTTGGGGTTTGCGGAGCCGGACGAGGTGTAACGGGCCCGGCAATTCTCATATATACAACCAGCCATCCATCCCATTCCAAAAACCTGAATGAAAATACCAAAACTGTACTGTTGAACGATCCATCCCCCCTTTAATCTCTCTccaccaaaaacaccaaacGAACCTCCTCAGAAATGTGCACATACTCCTTCCAACGCATGGTATGCTGCTGCGCCAAAGGCCCCGAGTGCCCGCAAATGACCCGCGGCCGCGCCATCATCGGCGGCGAGGCCTTCCACTACATCGACATGTTCTACGCGGTGGACGACCTGGGCTCGGCGTGCGACTACCAGCGACGGCTGTTTGGGCGGAACGCGGGCCCCACGATGCACTGTCCGAGATATGCGTTCGACGACAAGAGGATCATCAAGGGGAGCTTCAGGAAGAGCGAGCTGGCGTGCGTCAAGTGTGCTGAGACGTGTGCGCCCCCGAGCTGTAGTTGGCAGGCTCCTAGGGCGGAGGTGAAGGAGGAGGGGAAATAGGTGACGGCCCCACACGGAGGAGGGCCGGCGACGGAACATACGGAGAGCACGGAGGAGGGCACGGAGGATGGATTAGGGGTGAGATTTGTTGGGGGAGGATGATATTAACGCTATTGAAAACTATTTAATGTCCGTTTACACCGTTTGACTTTCCGTTTGTTACCATACTGCCATGAGCCCCAGAACCAGGCGCACCTTGGCGTGCAACAggagtcttgttcttgtcgatAATTCCATTGGCACTGCTACTCTTTCCAGAAGCCATACCGTTATGTGTACCGTTGAAGGACATATTGGCAATTCCATCGTATCCCTTGATGCCAGTTGACTTCTCCAATCTCTCCGCAATCTCAGGGTCAACCTCTCGGAAGATAGCAATCTGTCGCTTCAAAGGCTCTTCCTGCTTGCACAGCTTCATCTTGCCTGTGACATTGTTGATGAAACGCTCACGAGCTGGCTCATCAAATACATTTCTCCAAAGTGCGCGAGGGGCGTTAAAGTCCTCTGGTCGGATTTCGGTGAGGAACGTAATAGCTTCCCCAGTGAAATGGCCATGGGTCTTGTCTAGATCCACAGCGCGGgacttgaacttgatagGATCAATGGAGGAGAGATAGTTCGGTCGTGCGCCCTGGTTATAGAATGCCATTTGGCCGTCGCGCTGGAAGTTGCCGAATTGATAACCTGTTCTAGTCGCGTTGACGGGAAGTTGCTGGTAGTTTACACCgagacgatggcgatgggtGTCTGGGTAAGAGAACAGCCGGGATTGGAGAACGGGATCAGCCGATGGCTCGACtccaggaggaagatgagaaggattGAAAGCGATCTGCTCAACTTCGGCAAAGTAGTTGATTGCGTTCTCATTCAGAGTAAACTCTCCAACCTTTCGGAGTGGGAATTGCTTCTGAGGCCAGACGTGCGTCAGGTCAAAGACGttgatcttttgcttctcccaCAGttcctcggcttccttgGGGGTCATGGTCTGAACTTCAAGAGTCCATTTAGGATAATCTCCGTTCTGAATTGCTTCATAGAGATCCTTTTGGGAGAAATCGGGGGAGTAGTCGGCTGAGTCCTCCTGGGTGACGAAGTCGATGCCCTGCATGGACTTGAGGTGAATCTGACAGTAGACCCATTCGCCAGCCTTGTTAACAAGCTTGAAAGTATGGCCAGCGTAGCCGTTCATCTTTCGGTACCCCTTTGGAATCCCCCTATCGCCCATGAGGATCATGACTTGGTGGATTGACTCGGGGTTCTGGGAGAGGTAGTCCCAGAACATGAATGAGTCGTCGGCGTGGGTGAGATGAGTGCCTTACTCATTAGCCCATGATCATAAACAACAATTAAATCATATGAAAACTTACTTGGGTCTCGCTTTTGAGTATGGATAAAGTGAGGAAACTTGGCGGGATCTCTCAGGAAAAAAACAGGCGTGTTGTTGAAGACCATATCCCAGTTCTGCACAAATCAGCATCTCACCACAGCATTTCACTTAGATCACTTACACCCTCATCAGTCCTCATCTTGACCGAAAACCCCCTAGGATCTCTCGCCATATCATGCGATCCCGACTCACCACCCACCGTCGAAAACCTCATACTAACCGAACATTTCTTCCCCTTCTCAGACAGGATATCCGCCAGACACAGATCATCTAACGGGTCCGTACACTCAAAGTAACCATGCGCACCACTTCCCTTTGCGTGAACAACACGCTCGGGAATACGCTCGCGGTCAAAGTGTGAGAGGAGATCGATCAGGTGGAAGTCCTGTAGGAGAAGAGGGCCATTTTCACCGGCTCGTTGGGTCTCATAGGGGTGTGCGATGGGGACGCCGTTGGAGGTGGTGTAGAGTGTTTCTTTGGAAGTGGCTTGACGGTCTGATTCGTAGGATTGGAATTGATTTGCTACGTGGGCTGCGAAGGAGGTGTCTGTTGCTGAAGGCGCCATTTTTACTGATTATCGTGAAATTTTAAAGGATCTTAGACTCAAAACTTCATTGTGGTATTTCACGATGGGGGTCACTCTTATATACAAGCCACGTTTTCCCCGGATAGTTCATCCCGTCATGCATCCAGCCTCCCATCGAGATCTGGTGTCAATTCATTGGTGAGGTTTGTCTATGACGCGGTGAACAAGGCTTGAAGGTCTAGGGATCGAAAAGTGTCGATTACCATTCAAATCACGATGATTGGCTTATCGGGATATTCATGATGCCCTGCTTTGAGATATGACATCACGACAGCCACGTCCACCATCGGCGATTTATACTGACATCTCGGGATGTGGACGGTAATAAGTGAGAGTTTATAGGAGATAGGGAATAACGTGGGAAAACTGGGTGAAGGACTTATTAAAGGTGTTTTATGGATATTTTATTTGTCAAGCATTTGCCAAGATAGATCTGAGATCTTAGGCTGGTGGGTGGGTTGCATTTTGAGATCGTGATGGCATCAACATACCCTATACCATTTCTCGAGACTTCACATGTTACCTTAAATCACGATGTTAAGTGAATATATTAGAAACAATTGCATTTTGCATTATTATTTTGACCTCCCTCATGTTATTCCGTCCGTAAACAACCATCTGTCTGTTAGTTGACTTACCTTTGACTTACCTGAATCCCCAAATCAACAGCCAGCTTTGAAGACTATCACCAAGCTCGCTCTATATGTGAGCAATCAAAGAGACTTGAGTAGAAGCTCGTCATCAAGATGAGAAACATACTCACCCCTCTCAAAACACTTCAACTGCTCCTCCCACTGCGGAACACGATGTCCCAGCCCAAGAACATCCGTCATCAACCCTTTCCAAACATCCCTATCACCCCTCCcgttaataataataatcttCTCAATACACCTCTTAAAACCCTCCGCATCACCCTGAGCAATAACAACAATCCTCGCCAGAATCTCAGTCCAATTCCTCAAAAGCTCATGATCAAACGTCATCTGCGAGTATCGAAACTCCACGGTCGTAGGAGACCCTTCAAGGTTCTCTGCACCACTTACCTTGTGATTTCGTAAAGACAAGGCGAAGCCGCAGCGGTTCATATATGCCTTTTTGAGACGCAGACTTAGATCTGCGAGGATCGTGCTGCCCCATACGCCGTAGAGCATCTTGTAGATGTGCTTGGGATACCAGTTGTTCCACTTACCTGGTTTCATGATACTCATGCAAGGAACATGCTGGTTGAGTGCGGTGGGATCTTCGAGGGGCTTGTGAAGATCCATGTCCATTGCTAAAGATGAGTTTTCGCAGATTGGCAGGGAAAAAGCACTCTTCCATCGTGGAGGCGCGACGAGACGGAGGAGAAGAGTGGTCTCGAGAAGGATTACCAGGGTGGTGATCTTTTGGGCAAGGAGAATGGTCATACCTGTTTCAACACCAACGTGGACATGCATACCGCATGAATCATCAACAGAGATGTCAAGACCCAGCTGCCGAAGGTTTGTCAGAGCAGTCTTCATAGTAGCAAGTCCATCGTCCAACTCACCAGCATGAAAAACAGGCGTCGTTATCTCCACACCATCCCAACTTCGTTGATGACTCAACGGATGAGCGAACTCCAGAAACTCACCCTTGAAAATAAAACAACGCTCCGAGACATCCTCTTCATAAGAAAGTGTCTCTGGGAACTGCAGCACACAGTCGCCGCTGAATTGGTTCTCCTTGGGGACTGTAGCGCAGATAGTGCATCTGTCGTCTGGAGGATGACAGCACTGTACTGCAATGGGGAGGGATGTCCGCCTTGCGAGGAGGTCTGCCATGTTGAAGCGGGATGCTGCGGAGGGAGAGATGAAGCGCCACATGCGGCGGGAGTCGGGGAGGGGGGTCATGAGTTCCAGCTCGACTCCGAAGGTGATGTTTTGAAAGGAAGGCATGTTTGCTATCAGGTATTTGGAGGAGATACCTGAATGGCGccgtgatgatgaggatggtaaTGAACGAGAGATGCATTTTGGGCTtcagatatatatttatgAGAGAAGCTGCTTCTTTGACACTGGGGTATTCTGTGATTGTGGCCTTGTGTACAATAATTCTTCTATGAAC encodes the following:
- a CDS encoding probable CTT1-catalase T, cytosolic, giving the protein MAPSATDTSFAAHVANQFQSYESDRQATSKETLYTTSNGVPIAHPYETQRAGENGPLLLQDFHLIDLLSHFDRERIPERVVHAKGSGAHGYFECTDPLDDLCLADILSEKGKKCSVSMRFSTVGGESGSHDMARDPRGFSVKMRTDEGNWDMVFNNTPVFFLRDPAKFPHFIHTQKRDPSTHLTHADDSFMFWDYLSQNPESIHQVMILMGDRGIPKGYRKMNGYAGHTFKLVNKAGEWVYCQIHLKSMQGIDFVTQEDSADYSPDFSQKDLYEAIQNGDYPKWTLEVQTMTPKEAEELWEKQKINVFDLTHVWPQKQFPLRKVGEFTLNENAINYFAEVEQIAFNPSHLPPGVEPSADPVLQSRLFSYPDTHRHRLGVNYQQLPVNATRTGYQFGNFQRDGQMAFYNQGARPNYLSSIDPIKFKSRAVDLDKTHGHFTGEAITFLTEIRPEDFNAPRALWRNVFDEPARERFINNVTGKMKLCKQEEPLKRQIAIFREVDPEIAERLEKSTGIKGYDGIANMSFNGTHNGMASGKSSSANGIIDKNKTPVARQGAPGSGAHGSMVTNGKSNGVNGH
- a CDS encoding related to branched-chain amino acid aminotransferase, whose amino-acid sequence is MAAFPPPPVNTIDWSNVGFKVREVNGHIESTYSRSTGKWTPLHFVADPFMRIHGMAPALNYGQQAYEGLKAFRTPNDEAITIFRPNRNAKRLQHSAEVVSMPHVPEELFLDAVRAAVALNAEYVPPHDTGAALYIRPQLYGSSAQLGLSPPDEYIFAVFVIPTGVYHGAHPVKALILEDFDRAAPNGTGNAKVGGNYAPVLRWSDKARDEGYGITLHLDSVRHEEIDEFSTSGFIGVKDNGGQVTLAVPDSKCVIESVTSDSIQELARSYGWAVEKRAIKYEELKEFTEVFAAGTAAALVPIRSITRRVGGGEDVVTYIEDGREEPGPLFKKLLTHLKDIQLGRAEDSFGWRYPVGEKDKEIAGAPGGRNGDATTVDQMD